A region of uncultured Draconibacterium sp. DNA encodes the following proteins:
- a CDS encoding class I SAM-dependent methyltransferase, producing the protein MSNDNSSIHEFDLGLICEYFSHLERQGPGSPEVTIKALSFIEKLGEEAKIADLGCGTGGQTMILAQHTPGQIKGLDLFPTFIDLFNKNAQKHNLQERVKGIVGSMDQLPFQAEELDLIWSEGAIYNIGFERGLREWKAFLKPGGYVAVSEASWFTGERPQEIQDFWMDAYPGIDTIPNKVAQMQQAGYIPVASFILPDNCWLEYFYKPQIRAQETFLKEHAGNKAAEGFIANQRHEETLYNKYKDYYGYVFYIGKKI; encoded by the coding sequence ATGAGTAACGATAATTCATCTATACACGAATTCGATTTAGGTTTAATTTGCGAATATTTCTCTCACCTCGAACGCCAGGGGCCGGGAAGCCCGGAGGTAACCATAAAGGCGCTGAGTTTTATCGAAAAGCTTGGCGAAGAAGCAAAGATTGCAGACCTGGGCTGTGGTACCGGTGGGCAAACCATGATTTTAGCTCAACATACACCGGGACAAATAAAGGGGCTCGACCTCTTCCCCACTTTTATCGACCTGTTTAATAAAAATGCACAGAAGCACAATCTGCAGGAGCGCGTAAAAGGGATTGTTGGTTCGATGGATCAGCTGCCTTTTCAGGCGGAAGAATTGGATTTAATCTGGTCGGAAGGCGCCATTTACAACATTGGTTTTGAACGCGGCCTGCGCGAGTGGAAAGCGTTTCTGAAACCGGGAGGATACGTAGCGGTGAGTGAAGCATCGTGGTTCACCGGGGAGCGTCCTCAGGAAATACAGGATTTTTGGATGGATGCTTATCCCGGCATCGATACTATTCCGAATAAAGTGGCGCAAATGCAGCAAGCCGGCTATATACCCGTGGCATCGTTTATTTTACCCGACAACTGCTGGCTCGAGTATTTTTACAAGCCACAAATCAGGGCTCAGGAAACTTTCTTAAAAGAACACGCCGGTAACAAAGCTGCCGAGGGTTTTATTGCCAACCAACGACACGAAGAGACATTGTACAACAAGTACAAAGATTATTATGGCTACGTGTTTTATATTGGAAAGAAGATTTAA